The Nitrospira sp. genome contains a region encoding:
- a CDS encoding SLBB domain-containing protein, whose product MRWLRREPVAIGVVAMGVVLLLTGCRNPGQSTLSPSAVSAVPHSLPSLPKGDVYADETVPTAETPIETGDTLEVVIRRGAGEEKFSSLIRENGSVSVGFMEVAVGGLTVAEAEQRVQEAAKPFMRDPRVQIALKKKLLKVKRVFVFGDVRKPGVIPMARNMTVLQALAAADNFQETALLEEIRVVRGGDFAKPRILTADVARLFTYGDLSRNIALEENDVVFVPREHLGDATEAAKKIMPIIQVAIMPIYPAYLIPAFTSRP is encoded by the coding sequence ATGCGGTGGCTCAGAAGAGAACCGGTCGCGATCGGTGTCGTAGCAATGGGGGTCGTGCTGCTTCTGACAGGCTGTCGAAACCCCGGGCAATCGACGTTGTCCCCATCGGCGGTGAGTGCTGTGCCGCATTCGCTTCCGTCGTTGCCGAAAGGCGATGTGTATGCCGATGAAACGGTTCCAACCGCCGAGACGCCGATCGAAACAGGAGATACGTTGGAGGTCGTCATCCGGAGAGGCGCGGGAGAAGAAAAGTTCAGCAGTTTGATACGGGAAAACGGGTCCGTATCCGTAGGGTTCATGGAAGTGGCCGTCGGCGGCCTCACCGTGGCTGAGGCCGAGCAGCGTGTTCAAGAAGCGGCCAAGCCGTTCATGCGGGACCCGCGCGTTCAGATCGCGCTCAAGAAAAAGCTGCTCAAGGTCAAGCGGGTGTTCGTGTTCGGAGATGTCAGAAAGCCCGGGGTCATCCCTATGGCGCGCAACATGACGGTATTGCAGGCCTTGGCTGCCGCCGACAACTTTCAGGAGACCGCGCTTTTGGAAGAGATTCGAGTGGTGCGGGGAGGGGACTTCGCAAAACCGCGCATTCTGACCGCCGATGTGGCGCGCTTGTTTACATATGGAGACCTCTCACGAAATATCGCGCTTGAAGAGAACGACGTCGTCTTTGTCCCGCGGGAACACCTCGGGGATGCGACCGAGGCGGCAAAGAAGATTATGCCGATTATTCAGGTCGCAATCATGCCGATTTATCCGGCGTATCTGATTCCGGCATTTACGTCCAGGCCCTAG
- a CDS encoding HD domain-containing protein, with protein MARLSDLIREEASDPKRGEPPRPQAAALSLDADRCWCVSTRQELHRVREAVRSNKAPQLKGCTDLAGRLVQLLRRSDELIGWVLDGQAEDYLIENALHVAVLGAKVGMGLQYSEDDLERLALAGLLHDIGMWTLPASLVERSGSFSDDERDLLRTHPERGRRILAGHGSVFEWVSVISAQEHERWDGSGYPCRLKGNQITEPAQIIGIVDALDAMATARPYRKSLTPHQAIRDLLLHAKTTFSLRVLKAVGDQITLYPVGTRIRLSTGEIGTVRRINSRYPLRPVVAVSKFDEVTELDLSQGLSSHVAEVLQPMAAS; from the coding sequence GTGGCACGGCTATCTGATCTGATCCGGGAGGAGGCCTCTGATCCAAAAAGGGGCGAGCCGCCTCGGCCTCAGGCCGCGGCGTTATCCCTCGATGCCGATCGCTGCTGGTGTGTTTCGACGAGGCAGGAGCTACACCGGGTCAGAGAGGCGGTTCGTTCGAACAAAGCGCCGCAGCTCAAAGGATGCACTGATCTGGCCGGTCGTTTGGTGCAACTACTCCGGCGCAGCGACGAGCTCATCGGATGGGTCTTGGACGGTCAGGCCGAGGATTATCTCATAGAGAATGCACTGCACGTCGCCGTGTTGGGCGCCAAGGTGGGAATGGGGTTGCAGTACTCTGAGGACGACTTGGAACGATTGGCGTTGGCGGGGCTGCTGCACGACATCGGTATGTGGACCCTGCCTGCATCACTCGTCGAGAGGAGTGGATCTTTCTCGGATGACGAGCGAGATCTTCTTCGTACTCACCCTGAGCGGGGTCGGCGGATTCTCGCCGGGCACGGCAGCGTGTTCGAATGGGTTTCGGTGATAAGCGCGCAGGAGCACGAACGGTGGGACGGCAGTGGATATCCATGCCGATTAAAGGGCAACCAGATCACGGAGCCGGCGCAGATCATCGGCATTGTCGATGCACTGGATGCTATGGCGACCGCGAGGCCCTATCGAAAAAGCCTCACCCCTCACCAGGCAATCCGGGACCTGCTGCTTCACGCCAAGACGACATTTTCGCTCCGTGTTTTAAAGGCCGTGGGGGATCAGATCACTCTCTATCCGGTTGGAACAAGGATACGCCTCAGTACAGGAGAGATCGGAACTGTGAGGAGGATCAATTCACGGTATCCGCTGCGTCCGGTGGTCGCGGTCTCCAAGTTCGATGAAGTAACCGAATTGGATTTGTCCCAAGGGCTGTCGTCGCACGTCGCGGAGGTCCTGCAACCCATGGCGGCATCGTAG
- a CDS encoding DNA internalization-related competence protein ComEC/Rec2, producing the protein MLPSLTAAFLFGLLCGSELPFFPLSLIGLLVGVAVGFSALERAGYLDTQSALLLYVSVLSGVVYWTVTAPPPQDRASLPALHDTAQATFTVRVVAPVQHSLRRQTLLVQTEDSASKSRHIRLVWRDPGVTLHHGDRIRFHGRVHRPNGSLNPGGFNYAAYLDQQGIELVATIAGPQAVTLLEKPHSGLWSWWNHIDRWRAGIRDAAIRTLSQPALGVFLGMIIGERGYLEQDLQEWFMVTGTVHLLSISGSHLGLVAMVVFWVIRQVVLRLPTNLLLALSRRLTPSKVAILLTWPAVALYALLAGAELATMRSLVMITLAMVAVWLGHERHLGHMMATALLVIVLHDPRAIFDISFQLSFLSVLVMINMISFAQSWNQQQEHADRGLRSRLVNHGLKALSMSGVVTLATFPIVAFYFNQVPWMGIVSNLVAIPFTGIVLVPLGLLAALWTIMSGADSLIFGSALEHLFEWMIIALRWCAGLPGGEWHVAAPSIPMMALFYSGLIVACIHALPLRVRVASAGMAIVLISWWLVVPGLPRDGDHWRVTFLDVGQGDSAVVELPDGRTVLIDGGSRHERFDMGRGVVAPFLWNRGIHHIDHVVGTHLQLDHVGGLIWVLQHMSVGQYWGVGTERSERFVEDLNAALRHRHIDEQTAVRGKDLLPSGPCQLSILNPPESTGMPELFRPHSGSSLNNRSIVSRLQCGVHSILFAADIEIGALSRLTEEGRRPVTILKVPHHGARSSLDRDWLRQLHPQYAVVSVGATNPYGHPVESVLQAYEDEHVTVYRTDRDGAIWVTGRLTSPEFTVTRMRDLLVQPVDLPNCLWRCEYQNWRRLFLQLA; encoded by the coding sequence ATGCTTCCCTCCCTTACGGCAGCGTTTCTCTTCGGTCTTCTGTGTGGATCGGAACTCCCTTTTTTCCCGCTCTCTCTCATTGGTTTACTGGTCGGTGTGGCCGTTGGATTCAGTGCTCTCGAACGAGCCGGCTATCTAGACACACAGTCCGCCCTGCTCTTGTATGTGAGTGTTCTTTCCGGGGTCGTCTATTGGACCGTCACAGCTCCACCGCCACAGGATCGAGCTTCTTTACCGGCGCTGCATGACACTGCTCAAGCCACGTTCACGGTTCGGGTTGTGGCGCCTGTTCAGCATAGTCTAAGGCGTCAGACACTTCTCGTGCAAACTGAAGACTCGGCCTCGAAATCAAGGCACATACGCCTTGTGTGGCGTGATCCGGGTGTCACGCTTCACCATGGCGACCGTATCCGATTTCACGGACGCGTTCACCGTCCGAACGGGTCGTTGAATCCGGGAGGATTCAATTATGCCGCCTATTTAGACCAACAAGGGATCGAACTTGTCGCCACTATCGCCGGTCCTCAGGCGGTGACGCTGTTGGAGAAGCCCCATAGTGGACTATGGAGTTGGTGGAATCACATCGATCGGTGGAGAGCCGGTATACGGGATGCCGCGATCCGCACGTTGAGCCAGCCTGCTCTGGGAGTATTTCTCGGCATGATCATTGGGGAGCGTGGATACCTCGAGCAAGATCTCCAAGAGTGGTTCATGGTCACCGGAACCGTTCATCTACTCTCGATCTCCGGCTCACACCTCGGGCTTGTCGCCATGGTCGTGTTTTGGGTAATAAGACAAGTCGTCTTGCGGCTTCCCACTAACCTCTTGTTGGCCCTTTCTCGACGACTCACGCCTTCAAAGGTCGCAATTCTTCTCACGTGGCCGGCTGTCGCGCTGTATGCTTTGCTGGCCGGAGCTGAATTAGCGACCATGCGCTCGCTTGTCATGATTACGCTGGCCATGGTTGCCGTCTGGCTTGGGCACGAACGCCATCTCGGTCACATGATGGCGACGGCTCTCTTGGTGATCGTCTTACACGATCCTCGGGCGATCTTCGATATTTCCTTTCAGCTCTCGTTTCTGTCCGTACTCGTGATGATCAACATGATCTCGTTTGCACAATCATGGAACCAACAACAGGAACATGCTGACAGAGGACTGAGATCCCGCCTCGTGAACCATGGGCTCAAGGCTTTGTCGATGAGCGGGGTTGTGACGTTGGCCACTTTCCCCATCGTCGCCTTTTATTTCAATCAGGTTCCATGGATGGGAATCGTTAGCAATCTCGTGGCTATTCCGTTTACGGGTATCGTCTTAGTTCCACTGGGCTTACTCGCCGCTCTGTGGACGATCATGTCCGGCGCTGATTCCTTGATCTTCGGCTCAGCTTTGGAGCACTTGTTCGAGTGGATGATTATTGCGCTTCGGTGGTGTGCAGGCCTTCCAGGAGGGGAATGGCATGTGGCTGCGCCGTCGATACCGATGATGGCGCTATTTTATTCAGGGCTGATCGTGGCATGCATTCATGCTCTGCCGCTGCGCGTCCGGGTTGCGAGCGCCGGTATGGCGATCGTGTTGATCAGTTGGTGGCTTGTCGTTCCAGGATTGCCGAGGGATGGTGATCACTGGCGCGTCACGTTCCTCGATGTTGGACAAGGGGATAGTGCCGTGGTCGAATTGCCGGATGGTCGGACGGTGCTTATCGACGGTGGATCTCGACATGAGCGGTTTGATATGGGGCGTGGGGTGGTGGCACCATTTCTGTGGAATAGGGGAATCCATCATATCGATCATGTTGTCGGCACACATCTGCAACTGGATCATGTCGGCGGGTTGATTTGGGTGCTCCAACACATGTCAGTCGGTCAGTATTGGGGAGTGGGAACGGAGCGGTCTGAGCGATTCGTCGAAGACCTCAACGCAGCCCTGCGCCATCGGCACATCGACGAACAAACTGCCGTGCGCGGGAAAGACTTGTTACCGTCCGGCCCCTGTCAGTTGAGCATTCTCAATCCGCCGGAATCAACCGGTATGCCTGAACTATTCCGACCCCACAGCGGGTCATCCTTGAACAATCGATCCATTGTCTCGCGATTACAGTGCGGAGTTCATTCCATTCTCTTTGCCGCCGACATTGAGATTGGCGCGTTGAGTCGATTGACAGAAGAGGGGCGAAGGCCGGTCACCATACTGAAAGTGCCGCATCACGGAGCGCGCAGCTCACTGGATCGGGACTGGCTCCGGCAACTCCACCCGCAGTATGCAGTCGTCTCGGTTGGCGCAACCAACCCTTATGGACATCCGGTTGAATCAGTGCTCCAAGCCTATGAAGATGAGCATGTGACTGTCTATCGTACGGATCGTGATGGAGCGATCTGGGTGACAGGACGTTTGACGAGTCCCGAATTTACCGTGACCCGCATGAGAGATCTTCTCGTGCAACCGGTCGATCTTCCCAACTGCCTTTGGCGCTGTGAATACCAGAATTGGCGCCGGCTCTTCCTCCAATTGGCCTGA
- a CDS encoding phosphoglucosamine mutase — MRKLFGTDGVRGVANLDPMTSEMAMQLGRAAAHIFMRRAGRHQIVIGKDTRISGYMLESALLAGICSMGVDVLLVGPMPTPAIAFLTRSLRADAGVVISASHNPYQDNGIKFFSSDGFKLPDEVEARIEELIVSDEIRHLRPTADLIGKAYRIDDAEGRYIEFAKRSLPKDLDFQGVKLVVDCANGAAYKVAPTVLKELGATVEVIANKPDGMNINSGCGAVHPEVLQEAVRRHKADIGIALDGDADRAVFVCEQGMIIDGDHVMAALGLDLHQHGLLAKQTLVGTVMSNFGLELSMAKAGIKLIRTPVGDRYLLERMLAEGFNFGGEQSGHFIFLDHNTTGDGLISALQMLSLIKRTQKPLSELAKAMTAVPQVLVNIHVKRKPVLESIPDIDRAIQENERRLNGSGRVVIRYSGTEPLLRIMVEGEQSTVVKEVAEDLARVVREHIG; from the coding sequence ATGCGTAAGTTATTCGGCACGGACGGTGTCCGAGGCGTCGCGAATCTCGACCCCATGACCAGCGAGATGGCGATGCAGTTAGGACGAGCAGCCGCGCATATCTTCATGCGACGGGCAGGGCGCCATCAGATCGTGATCGGTAAAGATACCCGGATTTCAGGCTATATGCTGGAGTCTGCCTTACTGGCGGGAATCTGTTCAATGGGGGTCGATGTGCTGTTGGTCGGACCGATGCCGACGCCGGCCATTGCCTTCTTGACTCGGAGTCTTCGCGCAGATGCGGGGGTCGTCATCTCGGCGTCGCACAATCCTTACCAAGACAACGGAATCAAATTCTTTTCAAGCGACGGCTTCAAGCTGCCGGACGAGGTGGAGGCGCGTATCGAGGAACTGATCGTGTCGGATGAAATTCGGCATCTCAGACCGACGGCGGATCTTATCGGCAAAGCCTACCGTATCGACGATGCGGAGGGGCGCTATATCGAATTTGCAAAGCGTTCGCTGCCCAAGGATCTGGATTTTCAAGGAGTCAAGCTCGTTGTCGACTGTGCCAATGGTGCAGCATACAAAGTCGCGCCGACCGTTCTTAAGGAATTGGGAGCGACGGTTGAGGTCATCGCCAACAAACCTGACGGTATGAACATCAATTCAGGGTGCGGTGCCGTTCATCCCGAAGTCCTTCAGGAGGCCGTGCGCCGCCATAAAGCGGACATCGGGATCGCCTTGGATGGCGATGCCGATCGGGCCGTCTTCGTCTGCGAACAAGGGATGATCATCGACGGAGACCATGTCATGGCCGCGCTGGGTCTCGATCTCCATCAACATGGCCTACTTGCCAAGCAAACCCTGGTCGGAACCGTCATGAGCAATTTTGGACTTGAGTTGTCGATGGCCAAAGCAGGCATTAAACTGATTCGAACACCGGTCGGTGATCGATACCTGCTCGAACGTATGTTGGCGGAGGGCTTTAATTTCGGCGGCGAACAATCGGGACATTTCATCTTTCTGGACCATAACACGACCGGAGACGGCCTCATCTCGGCTCTGCAAATGTTGTCATTAATCAAACGAACCCAAAAGCCGTTGTCCGAGTTGGCAAAAGCGATGACCGCTGTGCCTCAGGTATTGGTCAATATTCACGTCAAGCGAAAGCCGGTCTTGGAGTCGATTCCCGATATCGATCGGGCGATACAAGAAAATGAGCGTCGCCTCAACGGAAGCGGTCGAGTCGTGATTCGATACTCCGGGACTGAACCGTTGTTGCGAATCATGGTGGAAGGCGAGCAGTCTACGGTTGTGAAAGAAGTGGCTGAAGATCTGGCCAGAGTCGTGCGGGAACATATCGGCTGA
- the folP gene encoding dihydropteroate synthase — protein sequence MGVVNVTADSFYDGGRYVVPERAIAHALELVKQGADIIDIGGESTRPGSSPVSEDDELARIIPVVEGLAHRVNVPISIDTTKSRVARLALDIGASIINDVSALRHDPAMASVIIKSGAAVVLMHMQGTPQTMQRAPHYSDVGAEVSQFFEERVETALLAGIPRTNIILDPGFGFGKLLLHNLELLRGLTSLAMLDCPLLVGLSRKGFIGDIVDRPVDQREWGTAAAVALAVDRGAHIVRVHDVAMMIDVVKMAAALSPRWSSCGQEYDA from the coding sequence ATGGGTGTCGTCAATGTCACGGCTGATTCCTTCTATGACGGGGGACGATATGTGGTACCCGAACGCGCGATCGCACATGCGTTGGAACTCGTCAAACAAGGAGCGGACATCATCGATATAGGAGGAGAATCGACGAGGCCTGGTTCCAGTCCAGTCAGTGAAGATGATGAACTGGCTCGAATTATCCCGGTGGTTGAAGGATTAGCGCACCGTGTGAACGTCCCTATTTCGATCGATACCACGAAGTCACGAGTGGCTCGGCTTGCGCTGGATATTGGAGCATCGATTATCAATGATGTGAGTGCTCTGCGGCACGATCCAGCGATGGCTTCCGTAATTATCAAATCAGGCGCGGCCGTCGTCCTGATGCACATGCAAGGAACTCCCCAAACGATGCAACGCGCGCCGCATTACTCTGATGTCGGCGCCGAAGTGTCGCAGTTTTTTGAGGAACGTGTAGAAACCGCTCTTCTCGCCGGGATACCTCGAACGAACATCATTCTTGATCCTGGATTCGGTTTTGGTAAGCTGTTGCTGCATAACCTTGAGCTTCTGAGAGGACTGACATCTTTGGCCATGCTGGACTGTCCCTTGCTCGTCGGTCTGTCACGGAAAGGTTTCATTGGGGACATCGTCGACAGGCCCGTTGACCAACGTGAATGGGGAACGGCAGCGGCCGTTGCATTGGCTGTTGACCGAGGCGCGCACATCGTGCGTGTTCATGATGTCGCCATGATGATCGATGTAGTCAAGATGGCCGCGGCGTTGAGCCCTCGTTGGTCGTCTTGCGGACAGGAGTATGATGCGTAA
- a CDS encoding ATP-dependent metallopeptidase FtsH/Yme1/Tma family protein, translating into MNSRVKNLLFWVVVGLFMILLFNLFSVPTHAPEEEVIFSDFMAKLDKGDFEKVIIKGNHISGVLKDKTRIRTYSADYPDLVKVLREKDVQIEVKPPDESPWYITFLVTWGPFILFLGLWFFLMRQMQIGGNKALSFGKSRARMLTEERKKVTFSDVAGVDEAKEEVLEIIEFLKDPRKFQKLGGRIPKGVLVVGPPGTGKTLLAKAIAGEAGVPFFSISGSDFVEMFVGVGASRVRDLFEQGKKHAPCIIFIDEIDAVGRLRGAGLGGGHDEREQTLNQLLVEMDGFDTTEGVILVAATNRPDVLDPALLRPGRFDRQVVVNRPDLRGRSEILKVHTKKVPVAANVELEKIARGTPGFSGADLENLVNEAALWAARQNKKEVESIDFEMAKDKVMMGAERKSMILTEEEKRVTAYHEAGHALMAKLLPGTDPVHKVTIIPRGRALGVTMQLPTDDRHNYSKEFLYNTLAILMGGRVAEELVFKHVTTGAGNDLERATDLARKMVCEWGMSEKLGPLTFGQKEDSVFLGRDFTTKRDVSDQVALEIDLEIKRFVTENYERAKRVLTEQMTSLKALAEALLEKEVLDAPEIDQILLQSSSQTVPA; encoded by the coding sequence ATGAATTCCCGGGTCAAGAACTTGCTCTTCTGGGTGGTCGTCGGCTTGTTCATGATTCTCCTATTTAATTTGTTCAGTGTGCCGACTCATGCGCCTGAAGAAGAAGTGATATTCAGCGACTTTATGGCGAAGCTCGACAAGGGTGACTTTGAGAAAGTCATCATAAAAGGCAATCACATCAGCGGGGTCTTGAAGGATAAGACTCGCATCCGTACCTATTCGGCCGATTACCCTGATCTGGTCAAAGTTCTTCGCGAAAAGGACGTTCAGATCGAGGTCAAGCCACCGGACGAAAGTCCTTGGTATATCACGTTCCTCGTCACATGGGGGCCGTTTATCCTCTTCCTCGGTCTCTGGTTCTTCCTGATGCGCCAGATGCAAATTGGTGGGAATAAGGCTCTGTCCTTTGGAAAAAGCCGTGCCCGTATGCTGACGGAGGAAAGAAAAAAGGTCACATTTTCTGATGTGGCCGGCGTCGATGAGGCGAAAGAGGAAGTCCTTGAGATTATTGAGTTCTTGAAAGACCCTCGGAAATTTCAAAAGCTCGGCGGGCGCATCCCTAAAGGCGTACTTGTCGTCGGCCCTCCTGGAACCGGCAAGACTTTGCTGGCAAAAGCCATTGCCGGAGAAGCCGGGGTACCGTTCTTCAGCATCAGCGGGTCTGATTTCGTCGAGATGTTTGTCGGCGTGGGAGCCTCGCGGGTTCGTGATTTGTTTGAGCAAGGGAAGAAACATGCCCCCTGCATCATTTTCATCGATGAGATCGATGCAGTCGGCCGACTGCGAGGCGCAGGCCTCGGCGGTGGCCATGACGAGCGAGAACAAACGCTCAATCAGTTGCTGGTAGAAATGGACGGGTTCGACACAACCGAAGGGGTCATTTTAGTTGCAGCGACAAACCGCCCTGACGTGCTCGATCCGGCCTTACTAAGGCCCGGTCGGTTTGATCGCCAGGTGGTCGTCAATCGCCCGGATCTCCGAGGGCGCTCTGAGATCTTGAAAGTTCACACAAAAAAGGTTCCTGTAGCCGCCAATGTAGAGCTGGAAAAGATCGCCAGAGGGACACCTGGATTTTCGGGAGCTGATCTGGAAAACCTCGTGAACGAAGCCGCGCTGTGGGCGGCTCGCCAAAACAAGAAAGAAGTTGAAAGCATCGACTTTGAAATGGCCAAAGACAAGGTCATGATGGGTGCCGAACGCAAGAGCATGATTCTCACCGAGGAGGAAAAGCGGGTCACGGCCTATCACGAAGCCGGACACGCCTTGATGGCCAAGCTCCTTCCTGGAACCGATCCGGTGCACAAGGTGACGATTATTCCCAGAGGTCGGGCTCTCGGTGTGACGATGCAGTTACCGACCGATGATCGGCATAATTACTCCAAGGAATTCCTTTACAACACCTTGGCCATTCTTATGGGCGGACGTGTCGCGGAAGAGCTTGTGTTTAAACATGTCACGACCGGGGCCGGCAACGATCTGGAACGTGCTACGGACCTTGCCAGAAAAATGGTCTGTGAATGGGGGATGAGTGAGAAGTTGGGTCCGCTGACGTTCGGACAAAAGGAGGATTCCGTATTTCTCGGTCGAGACTTCACCACCAAACGGGATGTCAGCGACCAAGTTGCGCTTGAAATAGATCTCGAGATCAAACGCTTTGTGACGGAAAACTATGAACGCGCCAAACGCGTCCTGACCGAACAGATGACGAGTCTCAAGGCGTTGGCGGAAGCGCTGCTTGAAAAAGAGGTGCTCGACGCACCGGAAATCGATCAGATTTTATTGCAATCCTCCTCTCAAACAGTTCCTGCCTAG
- the hpt gene encoding hypoxanthine phosphoribosyltransferase produces MERMFGRPIVTQEQMRSRIRELGRQISADYAGKDLVLVGVLKGAFAFFADLARAIRIPVRVDFIVVTSYGTRARTSGTVKLVTELTEKIKGKDVLLVEDIVDSGLTVHYLTKALAKQKPRSIKVCTLLSKPERRVINVQVQYIGFKIPNQYVVGYGLDYQQKYRNLPYLAVLDQLSAQQDE; encoded by the coding sequence ATGGAACGCATGTTTGGACGACCGATCGTTACCCAGGAACAAATGCGGAGCCGTATCCGCGAGTTGGGAAGACAGATCAGCGCCGACTATGCCGGCAAGGATCTTGTGCTTGTCGGAGTGTTAAAGGGGGCGTTTGCGTTTTTTGCCGATCTGGCACGAGCCATCCGAATTCCAGTGCGGGTAGATTTTATCGTCGTGACGAGTTATGGAACACGGGCCAGGACCTCCGGGACGGTGAAACTCGTGACCGAACTGACCGAAAAGATCAAGGGCAAGGATGTCCTGCTTGTCGAGGACATCGTCGACTCGGGATTGACGGTTCACTATCTGACGAAGGCGTTGGCGAAACAGAAGCCGAGAAGCATCAAGGTCTGCACGTTGCTGAGTAAGCCGGAGCGCCGGGTCATCAATGTACAGGTACAGTATATCGGTTTCAAAATACCGAACCAGTATGTTGTCGGGTATGGACTTGACTATCAACAGAAGTATCGTAATCTTCCTTACCTGGCGGTTCTGGATCAGTTGAGTGCGCAGCAAGATGAGTAG
- the tilS gene encoding tRNA lysidine(34) synthetase TilS, which produces MKKSLGKTAWPPLLHGVLHTIRSRNLFQRGQHLLVAVSGGADSIALLSLLDCLRPSWSLKLTAVHCNYGLRGTESDNDQEFVRARCKERNIPFHVRRFQLHGGLQHSSLQAMARDLRYRAFNEIAEECGADRIAVGHSADDQAETVLLWLLRGSGLTGLSGMPAFRDDKVIRPLYEASRREISTYLRQAGISFREDSSNAKPLYLRNRIRQELVPILNRLVPSSTDALCRLADICREDDRYLDQQATALSSSTVKWESAGGWVIDRGVLLDLPSALQRRIIRGLLRRNHAQHRSSGLRTIDRVIRLVSKRGRVSSLDVAKGRVIVGRDEVRFISRQAQVLSPDRQGHVRPPEQLTVPGTFVWPSTGQQLQVQRVARDQVPASLGKHRIVVDADRVSQPLLVRSWSPGDRFHPYGMKGHSKKLQDFFTDLKVPVAARSRIPVVAAPEGIVWIVGYRQDQRWMPTAATERCLVLTVDELS; this is translated from the coding sequence ATGAAAAAATCTCTCGGCAAAACGGCGTGGCCTCCTCTACTGCACGGCGTTCTCCATACGATTCGATCGAGGAATCTCTTCCAACGTGGACAGCACCTATTGGTCGCCGTTTCCGGCGGTGCTGATTCCATAGCCTTGCTGTCGCTCCTGGATTGCCTTCGTCCGAGCTGGTCGCTGAAACTGACGGCCGTTCACTGCAATTATGGATTGCGCGGAACGGAGTCGGACAATGATCAAGAGTTCGTAAGGGCTCGGTGCAAAGAACGGAATATCCCCTTCCATGTTCGACGGTTCCAGCTTCACGGTGGTCTGCAGCATTCATCTCTGCAAGCGATGGCCCGCGATCTTCGCTATCGGGCTTTCAACGAGATTGCTGAGGAATGCGGAGCGGACCGGATCGCCGTAGGCCATTCAGCCGATGATCAGGCGGAGACGGTCTTGTTATGGCTGCTTCGTGGGTCGGGACTCACCGGTCTTTCCGGCATGCCGGCGTTCCGAGACGACAAGGTTATTCGGCCGCTGTATGAGGCCAGCAGGCGGGAGATCTCGACGTATCTTCGCCAGGCAGGAATATCCTTTCGCGAGGACTCGAGCAATGCCAAGCCGCTTTACTTGCGGAACCGAATCAGGCAGGAACTCGTTCCGATTCTGAATCGGCTGGTGCCTTCCAGCACGGATGCGCTCTGCAGGCTAGCCGATATCTGCAGGGAGGATGATCGCTATCTGGACCAGCAGGCTACGGCCTTGTCCTCTTCCACTGTGAAATGGGAGTCTGCCGGGGGCTGGGTGATCGATCGTGGTGTTCTCCTGGACCTCCCATCTGCTCTGCAACGGCGTATCATCCGCGGCCTGCTCCGCCGGAATCATGCCCAACATCGCTCCTCTGGTCTGCGGACCATTGATCGAGTCATTCGTCTGGTTTCGAAGCGGGGACGCGTTTCAAGCCTTGATGTGGCAAAAGGACGCGTCATTGTCGGCCGCGACGAGGTGCGATTTATTTCACGGCAAGCACAGGTGCTCTCGCCTGACCGACAAGGGCACGTCAGACCTCCGGAGCAACTGACCGTCCCAGGTACTTTCGTGTGGCCTAGCACCGGCCAACAACTTCAGGTACAACGTGTGGCGCGCGACCAGGTTCCGGCGTCTCTGGGAAAACATCGGATTGTCGTGGATGCCGATCGAGTTTCCCAGCCGCTGCTGGTACGGTCCTGGTCGCCGGGCGATCGATTTCACCCATATGGTATGAAAGGTCATTCGAAAAAACTGCAAGACTTTTTCACGGATCTCAAAGTACCGGTCGCCGCGCGCTCCCGTATTCCAGTGGTGGCGGCTCCCGAGGGGATCGTGTGGATCGTCGGCTATCGGCAGGATCAACGCTGGATGCCGACGGCTGCAACAGAACGCTGTTTGGTCTTGACCGTGGATGAGCTCTCTTAA